A genomic window from Patescibacteria group bacterium includes:
- a CDS encoding glycosyltransferase, with the protein MMKSWRETKRGPASRLVAYVDEANPMIAQYKAIIPPKGASIEFGPYKTMVQVVNYFSCEKYRDFEYYHEINDDHVCRTEGWDIKMMEAIDRKNMGVAVCYGNTQNMPTSTMHGAILVHALGYFFPPDYKHSWVDCWLTSIGFKTNIMTHLPEVNIEHMHPAFGKAVKDDTYRAVEEDYKKGELIFTKWYNSQCAADVKMIGDLIDRMRVVAAKKVPNIYNEELSVMMTTYNRYDLLERTVRSYLKTEPRPRRLYVFDDCSNDLPKIKALTLRIPEVVLVQSEARLGCVRKNLASIKAMFEAGADNLLVLDSDCVFSMDWYKMALEIIRARPREGALHCLFNAKIHAPLAASEGGLVEKVDIGGLGLIITRPIFEKYLAEMTIAEDERTNWDGALCALVRKDGGRVYACSPSMLEHTGACEGEHPNPAIVAADFQGEVSFTAFELSHPFKLRYIGEKVYRGFDDNGSYEFEANFMDTVQVTREKARQLLQDGPARWMLLGCLTEDSLY; encoded by the coding sequence ATGATGAAGTCATGGCGTGAAACCAAGCGCGGCCCGGCTTCCAGGCTAGTGGCCTATGTAGATGAAGCTAACCCGATGATTGCACAATACAAGGCTATCATCCCACCTAAGGGTGCCTCTATTGAGTTCGGCCCATATAAAACTATGGTTCAGGTGGTCAACTATTTCTCCTGCGAAAAGTACCGGGACTTTGAATATTACCATGAGATTAACGATGACCATGTTTGCAGGACCGAGGGATGGGACATTAAGATGATGGAAGCGATAGACCGCAAGAATATGGGCGTTGCCGTGTGTTATGGCAATACTCAAAACATGCCTACCTCTACCATGCACGGGGCCATCCTTGTCCACGCCCTTGGCTATTTCTTCCCGCCAGATTATAAGCACTCATGGGTTGATTGCTGGCTGACATCAATCGGGTTTAAGACCAACATAATGACACATCTGCCCGAGGTAAACATTGAACATATGCACCCGGCTTTCGGTAAGGCGGTCAAGGATGATACCTACCGCGCCGTTGAAGAGGATTACAAAAAGGGTGAGCTTATTTTCACAAAGTGGTATAACAGCCAGTGCGCTGCAGATGTTAAAATGATAGGTGACCTGATAGACCGGATGCGGGTGGTAGCCGCTAAGAAGGTTCCGAATATCTATAATGAAGAACTATCTGTGATGATGACCACATACAACCGGTACGATTTGCTTGAGCGCACAGTAAGAAGCTACCTAAAGACAGAGCCGCGCCCGCGCAGGCTGTATGTATTCGATGATTGCTCCAATGACTTGCCGAAGATTAAAGCGCTAACCCTCCGTATTCCCGAGGTTGTCCTGGTTCAATCAGAGGCGCGCCTTGGATGCGTTAGAAAGAACCTTGCCAGTATCAAGGCAATGTTTGAGGCCGGGGCTGATAACCTCCTTGTTTTAGATAGCGATTGTGTATTCTCAATGGATTGGTATAAGATGGCCCTTGAAATCATACGCGCCCGCCCGCGTGAGGGTGCGCTTCATTGCCTGTTCAACGCCAAGATACACGCCCCATTAGCCGCATCAGAAGGCGGGCTAGTTGAAAAGGTTGACATTGGCGGGCTTGGCCTAATCATTACCCGGCCTATCTTTGAGAAGTACCTAGCCGAAATGACCATAGCCGAAGATGAAAGAACAAATTGGGACGGGGCTTTATGTGCCTTAGTACGCAAGGACGGCGGCAGGGTTTACGCCTGTTCCCCGTCAATGCTTGAGCATACCGGGGCATGTGAAGGGGAACACCCTAACCCGGCCATAGTAGCCGCTGACTTCCAGGGTGAGGTTAGCTTCACAGCCTTTGAACTATCGCACCCGTTCAAGTTGCGGTATATAGGGGAAAAGGTTTACCGTGGCTTTGATGATAACGGATCTTATGAGTTCGAGGCAAACTTCATGGATACCGTTCAGGTTACCCGCGAGAAGGCCAGGCAGCTCCTGCAGGACGGCCCGGCTAGATGGATGTTGTTAGGATGCCTGACCGAAGATAGCCTCTATTAA
- a CDS encoding radical SAM protein: MIQVPARYSYIEAYLTLRCNLACPYCINSFTGCKRKRQELTDREWVLGLNNIDTGGKPITLGGGEPTIHSGFYNIVSQLRDDIKIDLLTNGQFDIDEFMDNIPPDRLYRGAREAFYYKAIRISYHVHSMKKDDTINTAKTLQDEGYNVGIFGINHPNNLFHNTEMTQRCADAGVYFFIRDFLGFHDDRLFGHYKYYAALNGNRKSCLCRPEDFLIGPEGNIYRCHRDLYGAESEVGNILNIAYEHKDDFSQCDNYGLCNPCDVKCKAKPDLVTTKCAVEIKEVANV; this comes from the coding sequence ATGATACAAGTACCGGCCCGCTATTCCTACATTGAGGCTTATCTAACCCTCCGCTGTAATCTAGCCTGTCCCTATTGTATCAATTCATTCACCGGGTGCAAGCGCAAGCGACAGGAACTAACCGACCGTGAATGGGTATTAGGATTGAACAATATAGACACGGGCGGTAAGCCTATCACGCTAGGTGGCGGTGAGCCTACTATTCATTCGGGCTTTTATAATATCGTTAGCCAGCTAAGGGATGATATTAAGATTGACCTGCTAACCAATGGTCAGTTTGATATTGACGAGTTCATGGATAACATACCACCGGACAGGCTTTATAGGGGGGCTAGAGAGGCTTTCTATTACAAGGCCATCCGCATAAGCTACCATGTTCATTCAATGAAGAAAGACGATACAATCAACACCGCCAAGACACTTCAGGATGAAGGGTATAATGTTGGAATATTTGGTATCAATCATCCGAATAACCTTTTCCATAATACGGAAATGACACAGCGCTGCGCCGATGCGGGGGTATACTTCTTTATCAGGGACTTCTTAGGCTTCCATGACGATAGGCTGTTCGGCCATTACAAATATTATGCGGCCCTGAATGGTAACCGGAAGTCCTGTTTATGCCGTCCCGAAGATTTCCTAATAGGGCCAGAGGGCAACATATACCGCTGTCACCGTGACTTGTATGGGGCGGAAAGCGAGGTTGGTAACATTCTCAACATAGCCTATGAGCATAAGGATGATTTTAGCCAGTGCGATAATTACGGGCTTTGTAATCCCTGCGATGTCAAGTGCAAGGCAAAGCCGGACTTAGTTACAACAAAGTGCGCCGTTGAAATTAAAGAGGTTGCCAATGTATAA